DNA from Triticum aestivum cultivar Chinese Spring chromosome 7D, IWGSC CS RefSeq v2.1, whole genome shotgun sequence:
ttcgtcccgcctaacatctttttggaaaggctcttcaagccatccgtggatgtggcaggatgagagcggcaacactagttcggatccgattatacccccagattctgaacacaataccgatatcattgggggctcagccaccgaaataacaccatcggcccatctaataatggcagtaattgccccatggaccgaacccttcttagcatacctcaataggcgagagctccctgaggaccagaatgaggctcgatgCATCGTTCGGCGtttgaaagcctacaaggttcatgaaggagagctctacaagaacaGCGTTACCGgaatacttcaaagatgtatctccgaagaagagggacggcagctcctggccaaaatccatgctggtctcggcggtcaccacacCGCGGCTCGGGCTcttgtaagtaaagccttccgtaccggtttcttctggccgatggcccgagcagatgcacaggaccttgtccaacgttgtgtaggatgccatcttttcgccaatcaaagccatatgccgcctaccgccctacaaacaatccccattacttggcctttcgcggtctgggggctcgatatggtcggaccccttaaagggggaagccataagaaaaaaattctgctggtcatggtagataaattcactaagtggacagaggccaaactagttaaaatggccgaagccggaccagtgatagactttatatctggtgtcgtacaccgttatggtgtcccacacagcatcatcaccgataatggctccaactttacagccgacaaagtgcaaacctggtgtgctaacctgggcatcaagctcgattatgcctccgtctatcacccccaaacaaacggtcaagtcaaacgagctaatggtcttatcatgagcggcattaagcctagactagtacgGTCTTTAAAAGagtcagacaaacactgggtcgaggagctcgactccgtactctgggggctgcggaccacgcccaatcgcactaccggttacacaccatttttcatggtgtatggcgcgaaggctattttgccctgcgacatcattcatgactcacctcgagtgcgcatgtacaaagagagagaagccgagctggatcggcaggtcAGTCTagataccctggaggaggagcacggcgttgcaaaagcccgttccgcattatatcaacaacaagctcgcagataccaaagaagagaagtgcgggccaagacttataatgttggtgaactcgttctatgctttctagaaaagaaaaaggacaaactcaagcccaagtgggaaggtcccttcattatagatgaagttctcactagaggTGCGTACTATCTGcgtgatgcatcggataatcgcttagagccgaacccgtggaatgccgccagactccaaagattctacgcctagagccggactcattgttcgttttctttttctcctttttccatTTCTTCTCTCTTTAAATTTTTCTTTAGCTTTATAGCTCTTGTGCGGCTAGACTGCACACTTATgaggtacacatccttaaatgtatacacccgtaatacctaggggcttcttttacagaagcttattatcattttccgagcatcaagcccACCACATATGTGTCATTTTCTAATatataccttttcttcgccattatatgcacctttatgacttaagtttttgccaagctgggttgcctgcctcctgtgcttatgccctacgttcccgtttgttcggctagggcataaagggagcacctttgcgattgttacagccgggtcatccggatttgtacctcagactgggtgaagccgaaagctagcgttcttaagggaataatcggtcggcggactaaagacatTTTATCCTCGTTGCACTATGAATCCCCAGATATtacgtatactgcgatttttcgaatcacagtttgggcatgcatactaacgcatgttcacccagggaaaggaacccttaacggaactattctctctggaagatgtttcttacaaatcaataagtaatataacatagctagccggatacaacttgtctgttcaagaaactatgacccctacgcctggtttttcatgctagaattgtattaaccggaaacttagtacatgtgtgaatacatagacaaaactgagtatccctagtatgcctctacttgactagttcgttaatcaaagatggttatgtttcctgaccatacacatgtgttgtcatttgatgaacgggatcacatcattagagaatgatgtgatggacaagacccatccgttagcttagcataatgatcgataagttttattgctattgctttcttcatgacttatacatattcctctgactatgagattatgcaactcccaaataccggaggaacaccttgtgtgctatcaaatgtcacaaggtaactgggtgattataaagatgctctacaggtgtctccgaaggtgtttgttgggttggcatagatcgagattaggatttgtcactccgagtatctgagaggtatctctgggccctctcggtaatgcacatcactataagccttgcaagcaatgtgactaatgagttagttgcgggatgatgcattatggaacgagtaaagagacttgtcggtaacgagattgaactaggtatgatgataccgacgatcgaatctcgggcaagtaacataccgatgacaaagggaatgacgtatgttgtgatgcggtttgaccaataaagatcttcgtagaatatgtaggaaccaatatgacatccaggttccgctattggttattgaccggaaatgtgtctcggtcatgtctacatagttctcgaacccgtagggtccgcacgcttaacgttcgatgacgatttgtattgtgagttatgtagacatgaccgagacatatctccggtcaataaccaatagtggaacctagatgctcatattggttcctacatattctacgaagatctttattggtcaaaccgcataacaacatacgtcattctctttgtcatcggtatgttacttgcccgagattcgatcgtcggtatcatcatacctagttcaatctcgttaccggcaagtctctttactcgttccgtaatgcatcatcccgcaactaactcattagtcacattgattgcaaggcttatagtgatgtgcattaccgagagggcctagagatacctctccgatactcggagtgacaaatcctaatctcgatctatgcaaaccaaacaaacaccttcggagacacctctagagcatctttataatcacccagttatgttgtgacgtttgatagcacacaaggtgttcctcgggtattcgggagttgcataatctcatagtcagaggaatatgtataggtcatgaagaaagcaatagcaataaaacataacgatcattatgctaagctaaagtatgggtcttgtccatcgtatcattctctaatgatgtgatcccgttcatcaaatgacaacacatgtctatggtcaggaaacataaccatatttgattaacgagctagtgaagtagaggcatactagggatactcagttttgtctatgtattcacgcatgtactaagtttccggttaatacaattctagcatgaataataaacatttaacatgatataaggaaatataaataacaactttattattgcctctagggcatatttccttcaaaattcaacttagctagccgcgtcataacaccaaaactaatgtgacaaagacgtgaatgccaaacttcagattcgtTAACACCCAAATGAAtattgttcacgactttattacaaaaatctgcgagggaaaggtgGAACATCCATCCGcactcataaccttttccaacaaagagcccatatttcgtaacaactaatttattagactcgaagacCAACTtattaaacccttctctacatagaagggagccactaacgagattcttcttgatggcggggacatgctgcacgttcttcggGTGCACGATCCTtcctgaagtaaacttcagatcgactgtgccaacaccatgaacataagCACTCATGCCATTGTCCATCAATACGGGACcatggcctgtgacctggtaagaagaaaataATGAAATGTCTggacacacatgaacacctgcacctgtgtccacccatcAATCGGTGGATTGAAACAccgaaaaaacagtaaataaattaccgtacccagatgcaccattctcattgttgcccacaatcatgttggcagacttggagtcctgccctgacttcttgtacttgtttgggcacttgttggcctaATGTTCCCCCGAACCACAAGTGAAGCATCCATctcccttcttgttcttcttgaagatctTCTTACCTTTCTTATTAAAGTCGGTATTCTGGTGGACACCGTTCTTTCTCTTggacttgtgggagttgaagtttcTCTAATGTACCATATTGGCGACAGAAGTACCTTCGACCACTTTCCCATGCGAGTCCTTTGCTCTGaagttctgctcaacactcagatggccgaTGACATCCTCTACTGAGAATTCATGCCTCCGATGTTTCAGAgtggtagcaaagttcctccaggaattagggagcttagcgattatacATCCCGTGACAAATTTGCCCGGTAAATCGcgcttaagaagctcaagctccttagcgatgcatattatctcatgagcctgttcCAACACAGGATGATTTTTGACcatcttgtaatcatggaactgctctataatatacatctcgctcccaaCATTGGTGGCCctgaatttagattcgagcgcctcccacaagtccttggcaactcgcacatgtaaatatgcgtcaaTCAACTTATCTCCCACCACGCTCAAAACCGCTCCGAGAAATACGACGGTGGcttccttgaacgccttctcctgttcaggagcaatcgttcccgtggaagGGACAcggcgacccagaacacgttcatagccgtgagctaTAAGGTGGTTTTGGTCTTCCAACGCTTAAAATATGTACCGGTAAAACTTATCTAGTTTTAGTGCAGCGACAAAGCCACTAGCCGTAAAATGCCTACACAGATTAGGTTTTTGGAACCAACTCCACGTTAATGTACTTACCAAACTTCTCATCAAAACATAACTAAATCATAGGCAGgatttgataaacatttatttgcACAATCGCATTAATACGGACAGGTAATCACAAGCTAatgtactagaatatttatatctcGTTGCAACATACATGCACtgtcttatttatttatttaaattaGAAAATAAATAGAGTTCCTTTTCCTGCTAGGCGGAGTGGTTCGTCCAACATTCCATATTTCCCCCTGACGATTATTCCTTGAAAAGCGCCTTAATTGTcttatcttttattttctttggcaaGTCAATAAGTGATTACAAAATAAAATCATGGGGATAGTTGGCAAACATTTATTCACACAATCATATGGTTGTCTACAcaagtgacagctggaagatggtgCATCTTGTGCTGGATTTGTGATTGGAGGCTGACAGTTCTGATTTTCTCCTCCGACGTTGTAGTCGTGCAGGGGTGTCAGTTCcggagttcgatggcgtgttcgCGGTCTGATTCTTTCAACCGCAATGGTTTTGCTTCAGGCAAACTACTTTGGAGTTCCGTAAAGCTGCTGATcaacgatggagccgcgtcgagctcgggtgaagaGTGTCTCCTTTTCCTTAGCGTGGAGGGACATGCGCTGGTTCTTTGCATAGGATTATCCTATCTTTTCAGTCCTGTAATGTCAATGTTTAAGTGGGTTGTAACCGACTTTTTATTTTATTAATGAGACAGATATTACTATGAAAAAAAAAGTGTAGACCACCCATATGCACGGGCAAATACCTAGTATAAGATCAAACAAAAAAGAatttgaaatgaaaaagaaaatccCTCGGCCTTCGAGAAAACACGGCACGTCGGTAGCCCACTCAGCGGGCCCACCGGCAGTTCCCCTAGGTCACGCACGCTCAGGCGCACTCTGGTCGCGACGAGGGTTTCACTTGAAAGCCCAAACCGAACAAACCCTCGAGCTCGAAAGATCGCGCGGCGCAGCAAGCATCCGCCTCCCCATTCTCTtctccctccctcgccgccgcctccccgtcgtCTCGCCTCTCGCCAGATCGCCATGGCATTGCACGCCCCCGTCCTCGTGCTCAGTAAGCGCCCTtcgcccctcgcctccccgaccccaCTCCTCCCCGCCCCCTAGGGTTTCCGCGCCTCCCCTTTCCCTGTATTCTCCGTGTCTTCTCGCTCCTAGGTTTTCAGATAGGCAGTGGCTTGAACTCCTGATGTCGGAGTTTACTTGTTCACGCATGAATCCACGATTTGGTTTTGCTTGTTCAGTTATATTGTTTCTTTGCTCTGATCTGATCTATATCATTTCTGTTTATTCGCGTTTTTTTCTTCTAATGTTGTGCGTTTTTATTTCGATTTGGGCAGAGGACTCGTTGAAGAGGGAGTCGGGCGCGAAGGTTCAGCATGGCAACATCCAGGCCGCGAAGGTTTGTGCTCTTGAGTCTTGAGCTCTGTTTCACTGCGTCAGTTGGGTGCTGGTGTTGTCGTTGATGCCTCTCAGGCAGTACTCGCTAGATCGTAGCCAACCAGTTCACCGTAGGATGCACGTTTCACTGTTAATGCCACCGTATAGATCTGCGCAAGTGATCCTAGCCAAGATGTCAGAGCAATCTGTTATCTCCTTGCCCTGGGCGTCACATAGGTCAGGTGTCTTATTAGCTTAATCTGAGGGTGTGAATGTGGGAACCTTCAATTGACTATCTGGCTGTTTGGCAGGTCGGTTTTGGTTTGCCACTGTTTTAGCCCGACAATCAAGAAGTTTAAAATTTGTGTCTTGTGAGGACTAGTTGATTCATTTACCTGTATCTCCTCCTAGTGTTGGTAAATCTAATGCTTTTATGTGCAGGCTGTGTCAGACATCATTCGCACTACGCTCGGTCCCAGGTCCATGTTGAAGATGCTTCTGGATGCCAGTGGAGGTACTTGCACATACTCTTAACATATTCTCTGCACTGTTATACTCCAGCCGATGTTACACTCTGTCGTCcatacatagtactccctccgttccaaaatagatgacccaactttgtgctaactttagtacaaagttgggtcatctattttggaacggagggagtacttgttaccAGAGTACACAACGATAGCAAGCATATCTGTTAAAGAACTTAGTTCATTCTGTTTCATGTTGGATAATGTTTGCATGATTCCACTTGTTTAGCAGGCTACACTGTTTATTGTTTTCAAAAGTCTGACTATCTTAATTTTCTTTGGAGATTAAATGTATCAACAGCTTTAACTCATTGTGTTTTTACCTCCCTTAATTGCACAACTATCATTGATGCATTTGGGACAGTACAGTGCTCTATATAGTTTATGGAACCACGCCAGTTAGTGTAATATGGGGTGATGTGTCGCAGAGTATCGGCGGAGGGGGTGCTTTACAAATGCCCATAGACAAATGTGTCGAGGGTAGATCCCTTATGAACTGGTTTTGCTTAATTGATAACCAGATCAAGCTTTTGCCCTCCACTAGGCTTTTTGTGTGGGCTCTTGGCTTATTTGTGTCAAAATGCTTGTGTCTTGTACTTTCGTTTGCTTATAACTTCACATCTGAAATTACCATGGGTAATTGCTTGCATTTATTGGAGATAATTCATAGTCTGTTTACACCACTCTGGAGTTAATTTTACATTTATGTTTGCATTACATAATTTGTTTTTACAAGGTTACTGTATCTGAGTTATTCTTATTTTGCAGGTATTGTTGTTACTAACGATGGCAATGCTATACTGCGGGAACTAGACATTGCACATCCTGCTGCTAAGGTGTGTGGAATGTTTGTTTTCTCTCTCTTGTTTACGTCTTATGTGGTTAGAATTGGCTGTCAATCTGTAATATTTGTCATGAATTGGATGAAACTATGTTCAATCTAACTCTCCCTTTTCAATCTGTGCAGTCTATGATTGAGCTAAGCCGCACACAGGATGAAGAAGTGGGAGATGGGACAACGTCCGTCATTGTTCTAGGTATGATGTTTTCTGTGATGCATTCGTTTCTGGTAATTACTTTGCTATTGATGAATATCAAGATCATTATTTACTTGTCTAAGTTTTATTATTTTCGTAAGCATGCCATCCGAGGTCAATAAACTTTGCTATAACCATGAATTCTGTTTCTGGTCAAACTAATCATATGGCTACTAAGTAGACTAATATAGTTGCACTTTAATCGTCAAATTCTGTTTCTGGTCTGTCATTATTTCTTTGTAGCTAAGTGTACTAAATTGCCGCACTTCAAATTTTAAGCTATCAAGAATGACTAAAAATCAGTTTTCAGTAGCCAGGAAGCTTATTTAGTTTGGGACTTTATTCTTTTGTACTAACTTTTCGTTTTTTTAGCTGGTGAGATGCTCCATGTTGCAGAAACATTTATTGAAAAGAACTACCATCCCACTGTCATCTGCCGAGGTAGTTACTTGATGCTCAGCTTATATAATTATATATATTATTCTTCCTTTGGTGATTTATGTATCTGTTCTTAACCTTTTATTGTTTCTTGGTTTCAGCATACAGCAGAGCTCTTGAGGATGCCATAGCTGTCCTTGACAAAATTGCAATGCCTGTTGATGTTAATGACCGTAAGTCTGCATCCAGCATGTTGCAAACATTGTCATTGTTCTTCTGGAATTTTGTTCTCTTACATAGATTATCATGTTCTATTTCGTAATCTGATTCAGTTGGGATGTACCATGATGTAGGTGAGGCGATGCTAGGGCTGGTGAAGAGCTCCATTGGTACAAAATTCACTGGCCAGTTTGGTGACCTAATTGCTGTAAGTATCATTCTTGTATGCCAAGTTGGCTACTATGTAGATTCACTTGATGGGATAAATTTATGGATTATTTGATATATCTTCTCATGCTGTTCTTAGGACCTTGCCATAGATGCTACTACAACAGCAGGTGTAGACCTTGGTCAAGGAATGCGTGAAGTTGATATCAAGAAATATATCAAAGTAGAGAAGATTCCTGGCGGCCAGTTGGAGGATTCAATGGTTCTTAAAGGGGTCATGTTCAATAAAGATGTTGTGGCTCCTGGAAAAATGAGAAGGAAGATAGTAAATCCACGCATCATCCTTTTGGATTGTCCTGTTGAGTACAAAAAGGGAGAAAATCAGACAAATGCTGAGTTGATGAGTGAAGAAGATTGGTAAGTGATGTCTAGATTCAAATTCTCCTGCCCATATGTATTGTGAACTACATTAATCCTATTGAGTTGCTATCGGTCAGGAGTCTAATAATTTGGTAAATATGCTATTACAGGAAGGTTCTGCTAGATATGGAGGAAGAATACATAAAGAATCTCTGTGTGCAAATTTTGAAATTCAAGCCTGACCTGGTTATCACAGAGAAAGGACTCAGTGACATGGCTATGCATTATTTGAGCAAGGCTGGTGTTAGTGCAATCCGTAGACTtaggaagaccgataacaacaggATTGCTAAAGCCTGTGGTGCAGTTATAGTGAACAGGCCAGAGGAGCTTCAAGAATCAGATGTGGGGACACGAGCTGGTCTCTTTGAGGTTAAGAAGATCGGTGATGAATTCTTTTCCTTCATTATTGAATGCAAAGATCCTAAAGCATGCACTGTTCTATTGAGGGGAGCAAGCAAGGACATCTTGAATGAGGTGGAGAGGAACCTTCAGGTATTGTTCTGCTCGTTTTGTCCTATTTATTATTTTATTTCATAGTAAGAACTGCTCTCAACCTTTCACCCTTTTTTCTGCATTCACAGGATGCCATGTCTGTTGCAAGGAACATTTTGAAAAACCCAAAACTTCTACCTGGAGGTGGTGCTTCTGAATTGACTGTATCGGCAACACTAAAGCAAAAGAGTTCTTCGGTTGAAGGTGTAGAAAAGGTATTGCCTCAGAAGTATTAATGCTAGCATTTATGAGTAATGAAGTCATTTAGGTGGAGGTCTATTAGTGCATTCACACAAGTCCACACTACCACAACATACTGAATAAAATGTGTTCTTTGTGTGTTTGGGGCATTGAACATATAGCTTTCTGTTGTGATATCTTATGATTTGAGTATCTGATTACTCTCTGTTTGTTTCTACCAGTGGCCTTATGAAGCTGCTGCTTTAGCATTCGAAGCAATCCCAAGAACTTTGCTTCAAAATTGTGGTTTGAATGTTATCAGGACGATGACACAGCTCCAGGGAAAGGTAATAACTCTTTCTTCTAGATATTTAACTCTCCAGTGACCTTGTTAAAAAGTTGTCAAAGAAAGGGAGTCCAGCATTTTATATACAAAGATCCTTTTTGACATGTTTTTGTTATATAGCTAGAAGTGTCACAGCTTTACCCTTGGGACTTAAGATCTTTGACATGTTTTT
Protein-coding regions in this window:
- the LOC123164375 gene encoding T-complex protein 1 subunit gamma, which translates into the protein MALHAPVLVLKDSLKRESGAKVQHGNIQAAKAVSDIIRTTLGPRSMLKMLLDASGGIVVTNDGNAILRELDIAHPAAKSMIELSRTQDEEVGDGTTSVIVLAGEMLHVAETFIEKNYHPTVICRAYSRALEDAIAVLDKIAMPVDVNDREAMLGLVKSSIGTKFTGQFGDLIADLAIDATTTAGVDLGQGMREVDIKKYIKVEKIPGGQLEDSMVLKGVMFNKDVVAPGKMRRKIVNPRIILLDCPVEYKKGENQTNAELMSEEDWKVLLDMEEEYIKNLCVQILKFKPDLVITEKGLSDMAMHYLSKAGVSAIRRLRKTDNNRIAKACGAVIVNRPEELQESDVGTRAGLFEVKKIGDEFFSFIIECKDPKACTVLLRGASKDILNEVERNLQDAMSVARNILKNPKLLPGGGASELTVSATLKQKSSSVEGVEKWPYEAAALAFEAIPRTLLQNCGLNVIRTMTQLQGKHANGENPWVGVDGRTGDIVDMKERKIWDSYSVKAQTFKTAIESACMLLRIDDIVSGIKKKQAPGSGAPKQPQIETGEDADTEQMIPE